In one Nocardioides sp. NBC_00368 genomic region, the following are encoded:
- a CDS encoding ABC transporter ATP-binding protein, translated as MPPALSGHDLVLGYARATVVHGVSIGLESGRVTALIGPNGSGKSTVLRSLARLHRVTSGSVSLDGDDSAPLGARDFARRVTLLSQSRPHPSGLTVRDIVGFGRHPHRRRFAALTEDDLASIDRALELTGTARMADRPVDQLSGGELQRVWLASCLAQDTGVLLLDEPTNHLDLRYQVEILDLVRDLADHHGTAIGVVLHDLNQTAAVADQVVLLHHGVVHATGEPADVLTAEHLSEVYGLPIEVTSDLETGRVRVEPRGRHHARR; from the coding sequence ATGCCCCCTGCGCTCTCCGGTCACGACCTGGTTCTCGGCTACGCCCGCGCCACCGTCGTCCATGGAGTCTCGATCGGCCTCGAGTCGGGCCGGGTCACCGCTCTCATCGGCCCGAACGGCTCGGGAAAGTCGACCGTGCTCCGCTCCCTCGCCCGGTTGCACCGGGTGACCTCGGGATCGGTCTCGCTCGACGGCGACGACAGCGCCCCGCTGGGCGCGCGGGACTTCGCGCGCCGGGTGACGCTGCTGTCCCAGTCGCGTCCGCACCCCTCCGGTCTGACCGTGCGCGACATCGTCGGGTTCGGCCGTCACCCCCACCGCCGGCGCTTCGCCGCCCTCACCGAGGACGACCTGGCGAGCATCGACCGGGCGCTGGAGCTGACCGGCACCGCGCGGATGGCGGACCGGCCCGTCGACCAGCTCTCCGGTGGCGAGCTGCAGCGTGTGTGGCTGGCCAGCTGCCTGGCCCAGGACACCGGCGTGCTGCTGCTCGACGAGCCCACCAACCACCTCGACCTGCGCTACCAGGTCGAGATCTTGGACCTGGTCCGCGACCTCGCGGACCACCACGGGACGGCCATCGGCGTCGTCCTGCACGACCTGAACCAGACCGCCGCCGTGGCGGACCAGGTCGTACTGCTGCACCACGGCGTTGTGCACGCCACCGGCGAACCCGCTGACGTGCTCACCGCCGAACACCTCTCTGAGGTGTACGGACTCCCGATCGAGGTGACCTCCGATCTGGAGACCGGGCGCGTCCGGGTCGAGCCACGCGGCAGGCATCACGCCCGGCGCTGA
- a CDS encoding iron-siderophore ABC transporter substrate-binding protein — MIRRTTTAALTTACAALLLAACGQTTTAAETEPSEKKASAGCEGVETSTGAVSLTDSFGNKVELDKPAERVAVLEWQQTEDLLSLCVDPVAVADAKGYRTWDTAEELGEDVTDVGTRGEPNLETLFGTDPDLIVVEAYTAEDEILKQLAKYDVPVLATKGADAKDPVANMVTTFEMIAEATGREAQAEAVVGDFEDKLADSKKAVAEADAAGTEFVYFDGWIDGANVAIRPFGQGSLIGELGEEIGLKNAWTGEVDPAYGLGQTDIEGMTTLGDATFFHTGTVDPAGDINAELAKNNVWKSIPAVSEGRTHAFPEGIWTFGGPRSAEQVLDAYVDLLSK; from the coding sequence ATGATTCGACGTACGACGACGGCTGCCCTGACGACGGCTTGCGCGGCCCTGCTGCTCGCCGCCTGCGGCCAGACCACCACCGCCGCCGAGACCGAGCCGTCCGAGAAGAAGGCCTCCGCCGGCTGCGAGGGGGTCGAGACCTCGACCGGCGCGGTCAGCCTGACCGACTCCTTCGGCAACAAGGTCGAGCTCGACAAGCCGGCCGAGCGGGTCGCCGTCCTCGAGTGGCAGCAGACCGAGGACCTTCTCAGCCTGTGCGTGGACCCGGTCGCCGTGGCCGACGCCAAGGGTTACCGCACCTGGGACACCGCCGAGGAGCTCGGCGAGGACGTCACCGATGTCGGCACCCGGGGCGAGCCGAACCTGGAGACCCTCTTCGGCACCGACCCCGACCTGATCGTCGTCGAGGCCTACACCGCCGAGGACGAGATCCTCAAGCAGCTCGCCAAGTACGACGTCCCCGTCCTGGCCACCAAGGGCGCCGACGCCAAGGACCCGGTCGCCAACATGGTGACGACCTTCGAGATGATCGCCGAGGCCACCGGCCGCGAGGCGCAGGCCGAGGCCGTCGTCGGTGACTTCGAGGACAAGCTCGCCGACTCCAAGAAGGCCGTCGCCGAGGCCGACGCCGCAGGCACCGAGTTCGTCTACTTCGACGGCTGGATCGACGGCGCCAACGTCGCGATCCGCCCGTTCGGCCAGGGCTCGCTCATCGGTGAGCTCGGCGAGGAGATCGGGCTGAAGAACGCCTGGACGGGCGAGGTCGACCCTGCGTACGGCCTCGGGCAGACCGACATCGAGGGTATGACCACGCTCGGCGACGCCACCTTCTTCCACACCGGCACCGTCGACCCCGCCGGCGACATCAACGCCGAGCTCGCCAAGAACAACGTCTGGAAGTCGATCCCCGCCGTCAGCGAGGGCCGCACCCACGCGTTCCCCGAGGGCATCTGGACCTTCGGTGGCCCGCGGTCCGCCGAGCAGGTCCTGGACGCGTACGTCGACCTGCTCAGCAAGTGA